gtttagagtccaacctggtctacaaggcaagttccaggacagccaggaatagtacacagtgaaaccctgtctcaaaaaacaaacaaaacaaaaacaaaaaacaaacaaacaaaaaaacgagagagaaagagagagagacagagagacagagagagacagagagagagagggaggagacagTCTTGACTCACCATTAGAAAATGAaacctggggttggggatttagctcagcggtagagcgcttgcctagcaagtgcaaggccctgggttcggtccttagctccagaaaaaaaaagaaaagaaaagaaaaggaaatgaaacctgggagctggagagatggctcaggggttaagagcactgactgctcttccagaggaccgggggttcaattcccagcactcacatggctgctcacaactgtctgtgagtcCAAATTCCAGAGGATcggacaccctcacacatatatgaaggcaaaacagcaatgcatataaaataaaaataattaaaaaagaaaagaaacttgtaTGCTGACCAACCCTATGGCATGGCAGAGCCGGCTGCCATGAGTAATACCTTTGTTTCCTGACCTCCTCCTGTGACCTGTGTGCCCATCCTGACTACAGCTTCCATGCCCAGATCTAGGACAACCTCCCTCCCATCTGCCGGCCTCTTTGCTCTCCATCTGTCCTAACTCCTGGGGCTACTTCTTAGCTCTTTCCTTGGGGGCCCCACATCCCCAACACCCTATCTAGACGTCCACCAAACACTCATTTCCACCCAGAACCAGGTAAGGGCAGCACCCCAGTCAGCCTGAGAGGCGGTAGGACCATTGGTTagtactctctctgtctctgctcacACAGGGGAAACCCTGTTCCTCCACCATCGGCTGCCTGTCCACCTGGTGTCCAAGCTACCTTTCAAAGGCTCCTTTGCCAAAGGCTGCTCACGAGCCAGGCCTAGGGTACATGGAAGATGTGGGCTTCTGGGAAGCACGGGCTTGTCTCGGTTCCTCCGTCATAAGACACACTGGGGAAGAGCTGTAGAATGAAGGTCCTCtggactgaatgaatgaatgaatgaacaaggtCCTCtggactgaatgaatgaatgaatgaatgaatgaacaaggtCCTCTGgactgactgaatgaatgaacaagGTCCTCTGGACTGACTGAATGAACAAGGTCCTCTGGACTGACTGAATGAACAAGGTCCTCTGgactgactgaatgaatgaacaagGTCCTCTGGACTGACTGAATGAACAAGGTCCTCTGgactgactgaatgaatgaacaagGTCCTCTGgactgactgaatgaatgaacaagGTCCTCtggactgaatgaatgaatgaacaaggtCCTCTGgactgactgaatgaatgaacaagGTCCTCTGATTGAGCCTTGGTTCGTCAATGGCACTACAAATCTACCCACCACAACCGCACCTCCCACCATCTGCTCCTAGTGGGGCCAAGACCTGCTGGCAGCTTCCTTCAAGGCTTAAAACTGCGCACTTGGCCTCCCTCCTCTCGGCCTCCCTCCTCTCGGCCGCCCTCCTCTCAGCCTCCCTCCTCTCGGCCCCCCTCCTCTCGGCCGCCCTCCTCTCGGCCTCCCTCCTCTCGGCCTCCCTCCTCTcggcctccctcctctctgcccccctcCTCTCGGCCCCCCTCCTCTCGGCCCCCCTCCTCTCGGCCCCCCTCCTCTCGGCCTCCCTCCTCTCGGCCCCCCTCCTCTCCGCTGCCCTCCTCTCCGCTGCCCTCCTCTCGGCCCCCCTCCTCTCGGCCTCCCTCCTCTCGGCCTCCCTCCTCTCGGCCTCCCTCCTCTCCGCTGCCCTCCTCTCGGCCTCCCTCCTCTCGGcccccctcctctctgcccccctcCTCTCGGcccccctcctctctgcccccctcCTCTCGGCCCCCCTCCTCTCGGCCTCCCTCCTCTCGGCCTCCCTCCTCTCGGCCTCCCTCCTCTCGGCCTCCCTCCTCTCGGCCCCCCTCCTCTCCGCTGCCCTCCTCTCGGCCTCCCTCCTCTCGGcccccctcctctctgcccccctcCTCTCGGCCCCCCTCCTCTCGGCCCCCCTCCTCTCGGCCCCCCTCCTCTCCGCTGCCCTCCTCTCGGCCTCCCTCCTCTCGGcccccctcctctctgcccccctcTTCTCGGCCCCCCTCCTCTCGGCCCCCCTCCTCTCGGCCCCCCTCCTCTCCGCTGCCCTCCTCTCGGCCTCCCTCCTCTCCGCTGCCCTCCTCTCGGCCTCCCTCCTCTCCGCTGCCCTCCTCTCGGCCCCCCTCCTCTCCGCTGCCCCTCCTCTCGGCCGCCCTCCTCTCGGCCCCCCTCCTCTCCGCTGCCCCTCCTCTCCGCTGCCCTCTTCTCGGCCCCCCTCCTCTCGGCCCCCCTCCTCTCGGCCGCCCTCCTCTCGGCCCCCCTCCTCTCGGCCCCCCTCCTCTCGGCCTCCCTCCTCTCGGCCCCCCTCCTCTCGGCCCCCCTCCTCTCGGCCCCCCTCCTCTCGGCCCCCCTCCTCTCGGCCCCCCTCCTCTCGGCCGCCCTCCTCTCGGCCCCCCTCCTCTCGGCCGCCCTCCTCTCGGCCTCCCTCCTCTCGGCCGCCCTGCTCTCGGCCCCCCTCCTCTCGGCCGCCCTCCTCTCGGCCCCCCTCCTCTCGGCCTCCCTCCTCTCGGCCGCCCTGCTCTCGGCCCCCCTCCTCTCGGCCGCCCTCCTCTCGGCCCCCCTCCTCTCGGCCGCCCTCCTCTCGGCCGCCCCTCCTCTCGGCCGCCCTCCTCTCTGCCGCCCTCCTCCTCACTGGCTACTACACAGAAAAGCCACATACTGTAGAAGTGGAAGTCACTTTACAGCTCAGATTTGTAAAACTAATGCTTGTTTCTTAGGTACATATATAATTAGAgtactttaaaatgtaaaagaaaacaattacagAAGAAATTTACCCATATTGCCATAATTAGAATGAACATTTTGGAATACTTTCAGCATTTTTTGAAGCATAAATATACTTCACATGGCTGAAATCATATAGCTTATGTATTTGTAACCTATTTTCAACAGTCTAGCATAAATCCTATCATTACATTTTCTCCATAAACTTAATTCTAatgcatgttttatattttttggttgtgagcctagcctttaatggctgagccatctctccagctcctaatgtATGTTTTAATACTGCCTAATATTCCACATTAGGAGTAAGCCACAATTTGAAGCTGTTGTTTGCTGTTTCACGTTTTTCTACAACACAGTGAGGAGCTCTGTGCTCCAGCATCTTGTCCGTCTATACCTTTCTCGGAGCAGGAACACCCCTGCTAGAGTAACCTACAGGCGCAAACACTCCTGCTTTAGTTGGGGGTATATGGGAAGGACCATCATTCCCCGGTCCCCGAACAGGACATAAGACTGTAGCCTGACCAGTTAGCTTACTCTGTCCTCTGTGATTGGGTGAAGAGTGACCTTGGGGCCCAATCGGAACCAGCACCTCTCTTCTAGGCCAAGTGTGTAACACCGgacaaatgttctaccactgaactccaCTCTGACATCTTTTGggattttctaagacagggtctctctaagttactcaggctgccctcaaacttacaAATCTCTTGCCTCAGCTGCACTATCGGCAcgaggcaccaggctgagttcaaTGCGAACCTTCTGAGAAGCTAAGCTTCTCTTCCTGGCCCCTGAGCTCCCTAGATCTGGAGGGAAGCTGAGAGCGTCTGGGTAGCATACAGCAAGAAGAAAGCAGACAATCGCCCAAGCCCTCTGTGCCCAAGGCCAGGAGCTCCTCAGCCATTTTCGTCACATGAACTGACAGATTCCCACGCTTTCTTCAGTCAGGTTTCATTGGTTCCTGACCCTTCAGGCCCGTAACAAACTTGCCTGACACATGTACCCACAGTTCAAGCCCTCCGTCTCTTTGTGAGACTGCCCAACAGTAGAGCCCACAGACACAGCGGAATGTTTTGAActtggctctggcaggcctgccGTCAACCCTCCCTCAGAAGGAGGCGGAGCCTGTGCAGCCAAGAGAGGAAAGTGGGGAGCAATGTGGCCACCAGCCAGTGACAGCTCCCAGGAGCCACTTACCAAGTCACTGTCAAGAGCCACCAATTAAGATCCCCAAACACAGGCTCCTCCCCCAACAACTCTTACTTGATATTTGGGAGTGACTCagaaccccttcctccccagaaTCAAGAAGTCATTTTCACACTTATTTATTGTATGCGTGCAGGTCAGGTGACATTTCCAGgattctgttctcttcttccaccatgtgggtcccacagatctgcttggtgacaagcacctccTGAGCCATCTAGACCTCCTCAAAACAAATTCTTTAAGGAACTGATAACTGAAAGCATGCTGACTCGTGACTCAGACACATCAAAACTGCCACGTGCAGGGAGGGCAAAGCCCTGCTGCTCTTCTCCCTGCTTTGAAAGAGGTCTCTAGAGGTGGGGAGCCTGGTGCCCAGTCCCCTGATGGCCAGATGCCCTTCAGCAGGCATAAGTCAAATTGTGTTATGGTCCCGTGTCGtgtctcccccccctcccccccccccccccccgcttcggACAGGCCACAGCCCACAAAATCCTTGGGCTGTATGTCCTGTGCCCAGGAGCAGGCCCGCCTCACTGGCACACAGGGAGGGAGGTGTACGGGACTCAATGGGAGGGACAGGTACAATTCTCACAGCCCCACCTCCTACCACCAGCACTTGCTGAGCTACGGTccatcccctccctttctcctccaggCCTAGTGACAAGGACAACTTTGTGCTGATCTTAGTCTCTGAGGGTCCCACCTCCTTTCTGGACTCTCATGTCTTTATAattagggctggggatatagctcagtgttagagtgctggcctagcacacTGAGGGTCCTAGGTTCAATATCTAGtgcccccaaccccccaaaacaTACTTTTACAATTAGTCTCTTTATTAGACTCTTTGGTCAAAGCTTTAGAAGGTGACATGTGTCTCCCAACatcattgccttttttttttcagggagaagAATTTGgggagactgggtctcactaagcagccctggcaggcctagaacttgctatgtgaaacagactagccttaaactcacagagatccaccagcttctaagattaaaggcatggccaccacacctggcacaccACAGGACTCTAGCATGCCCTGAGTCTGGAGATGTTCCATATCCTTCCTCACTGTTTGAGAGACAAAGCAggacctgcccaggccacacagaatGGTTTCCTGATAGCAAAGCAACCCATACTCTGGGCCAGAGTCCCC
This sequence is a window from Peromyscus eremicus chromosome 5, PerEre_H2_v1, whole genome shotgun sequence. Protein-coding genes within it:
- the LOC131911165 gene encoding uncharacterized protein LOC131911165; this translates as MTPVRRRAAERRAAERRGGREEGGREEGGREEGGREEGGREQGGREEGGREEGGREEGGREEGGREQGGREEGGREEGGREEGGREEGGREEGGREEGGREEGGREEGGREEGGREEGGREEGGREEGGREEGGREEGGREEGGREEGSGEEGGEEGGREEGSGEEGGREEGSGEEGGREEGSGEEGGREEGGREEGGREEGGREEGGREEGGREEGSGEEGGREEGGREEGGREEGGREEGGREEGGREEGSGEEGGREEGGREEGGREEGGREEGGREEGGREEGGREEGGREEGGREEGGREEGGREEGSGEEGGREEGGREEGGREEGGREEGSGEEGSGEEGGREEGGREEGGREEGGREEGGREEGGREEGGREEGGREEGGREEGGREEGGREEGG